Genomic segment of Gilliamella apis:
TGCAAGTAATAATTTCTCATTATTACTTTTATCATTGCCATGTTCTCCAGCATAACGAGCTGAATATATGCCTGGTTGGCCCTTGAGCGCGTCAACAACTAAGCCAGAATCATCAGCAATTGCCGGTAATTGTGTCAGCTTTGCAGTATGTCTAGCTTTTAAGATAGCATTTTCAATAAATGTTAAACCGGTTTCTTCTACATCAGGAACATTGAATGCACTTTGGGCTACAACATCAAAGCCTGCATTGGCTAAAAGCTGTTGTAATTCGTTGACTTTTCCTTGATTGTTGGTAGCTAAAACAATTTTTTGCATTTTATGACTCCATAACTAATTTGTGTTATATCGCTATTAGTAAATTGAATATTACTGATAGAAATATTGCTTAAAATTTAAAAATCAGGCTCACAGCAAAATGTCATACTCTCCCCAGTTTTAGGGTGATTTATTGTGAGTAGTTGTGCATGTAACAATAATCGTTTTGACATCGAAAATGCTTCAGGATGAGCATAAAATTTATCCCCTAATATTGGATGTCCGATTGCTTGCATATGAACTCGTAATTGATGGGAGCGTCCTGTGAACGGAAATAGTGCAACTCTAGTGGTATTATCATCATTACGAGCAATAACTTGATAATGGGTTAATGCATATTTGCCATTTTCGTGGTCAACCATTTGCCGTGGGCGATTAGGCCAATCACAAATTAATGGTAATTCGACTTGGCCAATATCATTTTCAAGATGGCCATGAACTACGGCAATATAATTTTTTTTCGGTATTCGTTCGCGGAATTGTTTTTTAATTTCTCTATCAGCCAATTTTGATAAAGCTGCAACCATGATACCACTGGTTGCCATATCGAGACGATGGACTGATTCAACATAACTATATTTTTGTTGTAAACGATGGATAATACTATCTATAAATTGTGGCTTATTGCCTGAAACAGATAATATACCGGGTTGTTTATTAACAACAACAATATGATCATCTTGATATAAAATAGTTAGCCACGGATCAATGGGGGGATGATATTCCAAAAGCATGAATGTGTGATAATTTGTAAAATTAAATTGCCACACATTCTAACAAACTTACCAAAAAGTGCTAGTCGAAAAGTTTATTTACTCCAGATTGACTTTTTATTCGGTGAAAAGAGTTGAGAAAAGAGTATCACCAAACTCACCAAAAGGTAACAAGCAAAAATAATGATCATCCATTGCGACATTTCAATAGTTAAAAAAGACCAAATTTTGTCTGCACATGAGCCATAAGCATTAAACATGCTTGGCAACCATTCATTTAATGCTAACCAAGAAGGAAATTGCACATTAATAGCACAGGTATCACCTAAATTTGGTTCAAACTGTAAATGGGCATGAAACATTGCTAAGTTAAAACCTTTAATGGCACTAAATAACCACACCAAAATACCCGCTAAACGAAAAATTAGTTTGCTAGGCGCAATCAGCCCAATTAAGCTACCAAGCATAATGCCGTAAATTGCACAACGTTGATAAATACATAATGTACAAGGGGCTAGACCTAAGCCATGTTGAAAATAGAGAGCGGTTATTTCAAAAATAAAGGTGGAAAGAAATAATAAAAACCAAGCAACTCTACCGCGAGAGTATTGATTGAGCAGAGATAACATACTGTTTTATTCCTCCGGATTCCGTTATAATCGTGTTAAATTCATTTTATTGAAATTAATCGATATTAATTTTTAGCCAGTAGTAGTGTAGTTTATTTTTTAATAATGTGAAACGACTTTTATTTATAAACGGTGGATTAATCTTTTCTTATGGACTCAAAAGTTCAACAAACAAAACAACAAGTCTCATTTGTCACAATTAGTGAAGAAAATGAGGCTCAACGCATTGATAATTTTCTCATTACATATCTTAAAGGTGTGCCTAAAAGTATGATTTATCGCATACTTAGAAAAGGTGAAGTCCGTGTTAACAAAAAAAGAATAAAACCAGAATACAAGTTAGCTATTGGTGACCAAGTGCGTATCCCTCCTATACGCGTTTCTGAAAAAACGGTGCCTGAGATTTCCACAAAACTAAATAAAGTTGCTGATTTGGAGAAAGCGATCATTTATGAAGATGATGTTATTCTGGCCATTAATAAACCATCCGGAATTGCCGTACATGGTGGTAGTGGTCTAAGTTTTGGTGTTATTGAAGGATTAAGAGCCTTACGACCAGAAGCAAAATTTTTAGAATTAGTGCATCGAATTGACCGCGAAACATCAGGTATTTTATTGATTGCGAAAAAACGTTCTGCGTTAAAGTCACTGCACGAACAATTACGTTTGAAACAGATGCAAAAAAATTATTTAGCTTTAGTGAAAGGTAATTGGCCTTCTGAATGTAAAGTTGTACAAGCACCATTACTAAAAAATGTTCTTAAAAGTGGTGAACGAGTGGTTAAGGTCAATGCCGAAGGTAAACCTTCAGAAACGAGATTTAAAGTAGAAGAACGTTTCGGTTTTGCAACCTTAGTTAAGGCAAGCCCAGTAACTGGTCGTACGCACCAAATTCGTGTGCATACTCAATATGCTAATCATCCAATTGCATTTGATGATCGCTATGGTGATAGTCAATTTGATGCATTATTAACTGATAGTAAACTTAATCGATTATTTTTACATGCCGCTAATGTAAAATTTATTCATCCGAAAACTTTACAAGAGATGCAATTAAATGCTCCGTTGGATGATGTATTGCAAAATTGTTTGACAAAGATTAGAGATGACAAATATCAACAAACAGAATGATTAAAATGAGAAGGTAATTAATAAGCATGAAAGATCTTAATTTATACTTAATTAGACATGGTCAAACAGAATGGAATATTAAAGATCAGATGCAGGGGTCACAAAATTCGCCTCTTACTGAAAATGGCATTTTAGGTGCCAAAATAACCGGAAAGCATCTAAAAAATACGCCATTTATACAAGCCTATTCTAGCCCTCAACAACGAGCAATGGAAACTCGGGACTATATTATTAATGAAAATGATAATGTAATTCCTACTTTTGAACTGGAAGGTTTGCGAGAAATGGATTTTGGGCTTTGGGAGGGGAGACATGTACCTTCACTAAAAAAAGAATTCCCAGAATTTAATACCTATTTAACTGAACCAGAAAAGTTTGATGCATCTATTAATCAAGGTGAAAATTATCTTGATGTCCTTTCTCGTATGAAAAATGCTTTAAATGAAATTGTCAAAAATGCGCCACAAGATAAGGGTAATATTTTAGTTGTATCGCATGGTACGGTGTTACGAATATTACTTTGTGTTTTAAATGGTGGTGATTGGCGTCAACATCGTGATGAAAACTATTTCCCTCGAATGTTAAATACCAGTATTAGCGTGGTTAATTATAAACAGAACAACGATCAACAAGATGGCGAATATTCAGTTAAATTTTATAATAATGTTGATCATTTAGACGATTAATTACTATTATTCTTTGACATTTTCAGGCTAATGCTATTAGTAACATTAGCCTGAAATGTGAGTCTACCTTCTACTATAAACAGCATAACGTTTTTGTAACTGTTTTAATTGACTAATTCTGGCATCAATTTTTGCAATTAAGGTTTGATTACCTTTTGCTTGAGTTTTAGCATTAGTTAATAATCGAATCGCGTCAGTAAAATTTCCTTCTAGAGCGATTGACTCAGCCCGTGCACTCATCTCTTGAGCTCTTGACTTTAATCCACCATAAGCGGTTATTAGCAAATCCCAACCGTTAGTATCATCATTATGATCAAAAGTATAACGATGTAATAAACTTACTGCTTGTTGGTAATTGCGTGCTTTTACATAGGCATTAGCTAAATTTAATTGCAATGCGGAACTATTAGGTGATTTTTTTAATGCTGATTGAAGACGACTAATCGCAGCACTACTATTATTAAGCGCTAAGTCAATATCCGTCATTAGATCAATATACCAAATATTATTTGGATCATTATCTAATAATGGTTGTAATTGTTGTTTGGCTTTTGGGTAATTATTATTATTGTAATCAACTAAAGCATTAGCATAAATTACCGCTATTTTACTTTGTTCATTATTCAGTTTACGATAACCTTCAATCAATAATCTTGCATTAGTTTTGTTACTCATCAATATTGCTATTCTAGCTTTGGCTAAATAATAATTTAAAGATGGCGTAACATTCTTTTTTGAGTATTGTAATGAACGATTACGAATATCTGATAAACGGCTATTAGGTAAAGGGTGAGTCATTAAGATTTCAGGTGGCTTACTGCTAAAGCGACTTTGATCGGCAAGTTTTTGTAGAAACTCAGAAGAAGCATAAGGATCAAATCCAGCTTTAGTTAATGTTCTAAGCCCAACTCTATCCGCTTCTTGTTCATTTGATTGGGTAAAACTAATCATACTTTGTGTTGAACTAGCCATAGTAGTTGTCATTGCCGCCATACCCGCTTCTGGATTGGCTAAAGTTAGTAATAACGAGCCAAGTGTTGCCCCCCAAACGTATGGACTATTACTATTTTGAGCCTCCATTGCTCGAGCCAAATGGCGTTGTGTCACGTGCCCGATTTCATGAGCCATTACCGATGCTAATTGACTTTCATTATCGGTATCTAATATTAATCTTGAATGAACGACGACATTGCCACCAAAAAAAGCAAAGGCATTAAGTACATTACTTCTCATAACATAAAAGTGAAAAGGCGTCTGTACTGATTCAGATTTGGAAACTAATTTTTTTCCTAAATCATTGATGTATTGATTTAAAACCGGATCATTAATAATCGGAGCACTACCACGTAACAAGCGCATATAATAATCGCCCATCTCTTTTTCTTGCCCGATGCTTAATGTAGCTGCAGCTGCGGTGCCCATATCGGGTAGCTTAATGTTATCTGCATAAACGATCGATGCATTTTGCAATAATAACGACGTAGATACTATTAATGCGATTGCTTTTTTTAACATACTTTTAACTCATAAAAAAGATTGATAATTAAGTATTCTAGCTTAAAAAAAAGACAATATCACTTTGAATATTTTATCAATTTGAGCTATTACTTCTATATTATTTTATTTACTCGATTTAATAATCTTAAATAATGAATGTTATTCAAATACTGCGTGGCGAATTTGTTCTACATCAACATTTTCAATATAGTTTTTGATATTGGGATAAATATTATAATGATGTCCAAACTCAGGTTGCATTAATTCATCAATAACTTGATGTTTACTCCAGTTTTGAAAAATTAAGCGATACATAGCAACAACTACGCCTGTGCGGTCACTGCCATGCCAACAATGAATCAATATCGGTTTAGGTGAATTTTTGATTGTTTTAAGGATTTGAATTATTTTTTTATCAGAAATATTTCCTGCTCGCATATTGATCCAAACCTCAGTGATGCCTGTATTGACAACTTTATCTCGATCACTATGCCATAATCGCAGATTAATTATGGTTTTAATGCCGAGTTTATCAAGCTGTTTTATCTGTTTTAACGAGGGTTGTTCAGAACGATATACATCGTTAGATACTTGATAAAAGTTATTTGGAATGAGGTCGGAATTAATATTTGACTGGCAACTGCTAATAAAAAAAATCAAGCAACACAACAATATAATGTTCACTCTTTTGGCGATTTGCAAACCAAAGTGAGCTATTACTTGTTGTGTTCTATTTATCATTACTACAATTGTCTATTGTTATGTTTATTGTTGACGGCTTTTAATAAATTCAAGGATTTGATCTACTTTTACCAATTCTTTATCCCCACCAGCACGATGTTTATATTCTACATCACCATTATCAAGGTTACGATCACCAATAACAATAGTGTGTGGAATACCAATTAATTCAGCATCAGCAAACATTACACCAGGGCGTTCTTTACGGTCGTCAAATAGTACTTCAATACCGGCAGCTTGTAGATCGGCATAGAGTTTTTCTGCAGTCGCCTGTACTCTTTCTGATTTGTGCATATTCATTGGAATAATAACAACGCTAAATGGTGCTATGGCTTCTGGCCAAATAATTCCACGTTCGTCATGGCATTGTTCGATTGCAGCGGCAACTATTCGGCTAACGCCGATACCATAACAACCCATGATCATCACATGATTTTGTCCATCTTCACCTTGCACTGTTGCTTTCATTGCTTCTGAATATTTAGTACCAAGTTGGAAAATATGTCCAACTTCAATACCACGTTTAATTTGCAATGTACCTTTGCCGTCAGGGCTAACATCGCCTTCGACTACATTGCGGATATCTTCGATGCGAGGTAAAGCAACATCGCGTTCCCAATTGATATTGAAATAATGTTTATGGTCAATATTGGCACCAGCACCAAAATCACTCATTACAGCAACATCACGGTCAATAATCATTGGCATATTTAGGTTTATTGGTCCTAGAGAGCCCGGTCCTGCATTGACTAATGCGCGAATTTCATCTTCGGTTGCAAATTCAAGTGGAGACGCCACAATATCGATTTTTTCTGCTTTGATTTCGTTTAAGGTATGATCACCTCGAACTAATAAAGCTACTAGTTGGTGACCACTCTCTTTAGTGGCTTTAACCATTAATGTTTTAACGGTTTTTTCAATTGGTAAATTGAATTGTGCTACTAGTTCATCAATAGTTTTGGCATCTGGAGTATCAACTAATTGCATCTCCTTGGTTGGAAATTGGCGAGTTTGAGTTGGTGCTTGTGCTTGTGCCATTTCGATATTTGCCGCATAATCAGACTCAGTTGAAAAAACAATATCATCTTCGCCACTATCCGCTAATACTTGGAATTCATGTGACCAGTTACCACCAATTGAGCCAGTATCAGCTCGTACTGCTCTAAAATTTAAGCCTGCACGAGTAAATACTGCACTGTAAGCTTTATACATATCATCATAAGTTTCTTGTAATGATTCTTGCGATGTGTGAAATGAGTATGCATCTTTCATAATAAATTCACGCGAACGCATAACACCAAAACGTGGGCGTACTTCATCGCGGAATTTGGTTTGAATTTGATATACATTAAGCGGTAATTGCTTATAAGAGCTCACTTCATTACGAAGTAAGTCAGTGATCACTTCTTCATGAGTTGGGCCTAAGACGAAATCACGATCACCACGATCTTTAATGCGTAATAATTCGGGACCATATTGTTCCCAACGCCCACTTTCTTGCCATATATCGGCAGGTTGTACCACAGGCATTAATACTTCAATTGCACCTGCTTTATTCATCTCTTCACGAACAATATTTTCGACTTTTTTTAGTACACGATAACCTGTGGGTAGCCATGTATATAATCCGGCAGCAACTTTACGGATCATGCCGGCACGTAACATTAATTGATGACTAATTACTTCAGCATCTGCTGGCGTTTCTTTTAATGTAGATAGAAGATATTTACTGGTTCGCATACATTTATCCCGAAAAATAATTTATATATAAATATAATAAAAATGTTAGCTAGTTTAGCAGTACCAAGCGCAACACAAAAGTAATTTTATTAATAATTATGGTTATAGATGTTTATTAATGATAAATTATCGTTTATTGAGAATAAGTTACTAATCAATATGGACAAATGGAAATTGAACATACATAAATTAATAGAGCGTTTATTCTTTCTCTTTTTAATAGGTCTTATTTTATATTGGCCGATTAAATTTGCTAAATATCATTTGTTTGATTTAAGTTATCAAGAGGTATTAGAGTTTTCTTGGCGAACTGATGGTTGTCAATTGTCATATCCAGAGGTATGCCCATGCCCTAGTTTTATTGAGCCAGATGATCATTTCACAATTACTGATGATGGCGATTTATATTTTGAAAATAAACTTTATGGTAAATTGATATTAAAAGACAAACCTAGTTTTTTTCATGACCCCTCTGAAATATTGTCTGGTGGCTTCATGGAAATTATACGGTCAGATTCAGGTGTTATTTGCTACTATGATTCGATATAAAAATTTTGAGAATTTTTTAGCTAAAATTAGCTGTCAAAAACCCCGTTCTTCAAAAATTTTTTATGCTAATAATTTAATCTTAATTAATGGCTTGATTCGACAATTGTTATCACCATAATATAGCACTAAATATAAGTCATTTTTAACTATAATTACGAGCAAGTCATTGATTACAAAAAGGGATAAAATGGGTTCGGTTTTTGATATATTCAAAATTGGTATAGGTCCTTCTAGTTCACATACCGTTGGTCCAATGAGAGCAGGTAAGGCATTTATTGATCTACTTATTAATAATGAGCAAATGCCGTTAGTGACTAAAATTGTTGCTGATATTTATGGCTCTTTGTCACTGACAGGTAAAGGTCACCATACTGATGTGGCAATTATTCTCGGATTATCAGGTGAAAAACCTGATACTGTTAATATTGATCAGATCCCCCACATTATTCAAACCATGAATCAATGCTGTCGGCTACCAATATATAATGGTCAATACCAAGTCGATTTTTCCAGTCAAAGCATTATATTTCATTCTACTTTTCTACCATTACACGAAAATGGAATGACGTTAAGTGCTTATCATCATGACAAACTAATTGTGCAAAAGACTTATTATTCAGTGGGTGGTGGTAAAATTGTTGAAGAGGAATTGTTCGGTTTACAAGATCAGAATGCAATAGATGTACCTTACCCTTTTGCAACCGCCGCACAATTATTGCAGCATTGTGATGATAACTCATTGTCGGTATCTAGTATTGTTTTAAAAAATGAGTTACAACATCATACTCATGAGGAAATCATAAATTATTTTTCTTTAGTTGGACAAACAATGCTTGATTGTATTAAGCGAGGCATGAATACCGAAGGATTATTACCTGGTGCTCTTAAGGTTTCTCGTCGAGCAAATGCGTTGTATCGTCAATTATTAACAAGTAAAAGTAATAATGATCCAATGATTATTATCGATTGGGTAAATATGTTTGCACTAGCTGTTAGTGAAGAGAATGCCGCTGGCGGTAGGGTCGTGACAGCACCGACTAATGGGGCTTGCGGTATCATCCCTGCTGTACTGGCATATTACGATAAATTTATTGATCCTGTATCACCTGATATTTTTATTCGTTACTTTTTAACCTGTGGAGCTATTGGATTACTTTATCAAAAAAATGCCTCCATTTCTGGTGCAGAAGTTGGCTGTCAAGGTGAGGTTGGTGTAGCTTGTTCTATGGCGGCAGCAGGATTAGCTGAATTGTTAGGGGGGAATCCTCAACAGGTGTGTATGGCTGCCGAAATTGGTATGGAACATAACTTAGGTTTGACTTGTGATCCCGTTGATGGTCAAGTACAAGTTCCTTGTATTGAACGTAATGCGATTGCAGCAGTGAAAGCCATTAATGCCACTCGGATGGCATTAAGACGTACGACCGCGGCGATTGTTTCGCTTGATAAAGTGATTGAAACTATGTACGAAACAGGCAAAGACATGAATGCTAAATATCGAGAGACTTCTCGTGGCGGGCTAGCTATTACGGTTCATTGTAGTTAATAGTGAATCGTATGAGATGTGACGATTTATCATCAGTAATATTATGATTAAATCATAGCTGTGATTTCATTTATGAAATATTTTTGCAGAGTACTAAAATTGTCCATATTTTTATAGCTAAACGGATAGTACCTCGTTTAGACTATCAATTATATCACTAGCTAATAAACTGTATTTATTTAGTTTTTTAGAAGCAACATCGCCAGCTAAACCATGTAAGTAAACACTTACTGGAGCAGCTTTGGATGGCGGTAGATGTTGAGCTATAAGTCCAGCCATTATTCCTGTTAAAACATCACCAGCACCGCCGGTAGCCATACCACAATTACCAGATTGGTTAATATAAGTGGTTTGTCCAGGTATTGTGACGATGGTTTTTGCATCTTTTAATACGCAGATTACGTTATAGTCTTGCGCAAATTTTTTAGCCGTGTCGACTAAATTATTTTTAATAGCTTCAATTGGTTGTTTAACTAGCCTTGCCATTTCTCCCAAATGAGGGGTAACAATAATAGTTGACTGTGCTTGTTTCAATAATCTTAAATTAGGTACTAACGTATTAAGCCCATCAGCATCGATGATTACTGGAATCCTTGCATGCTGTAATACATACGATAAGATTTTATGAGTATCATCGGATACCCCCATGCCAGGTCCAATAACAATGACTGAAGCCCGATTTATTAGTTCATCAAGTTTTTTTATATCAATTTTATTGGTAATAAATGGGGTTAATAGAACTTCGGGAATTTGGGTTAATAAAATATCACGATTGCACATGGGGGTGTAAATATGTACTAATCCAGCTCCAGTTTTATATGCTGCTTTAGCTGAAAAGTACGCAGCTCCAGACATATTTTCGGAACCAGCGATAACTAATACTTTGCCATAACTACCTTTATGACTATTGTTTGATCTTTGCGGCAATAATTTACTCAACTCATTAGATTGATAAGTATAATGACTGGCTGGAGTATCTGCATAGATGCCGATATCGGCAATAGTGATTTCACCTGCTAATTCAGCCCCTGGATAAAGCGATAAACCAATTTTTGCGTAGGCAAAAGTGACAGTTTGTTTAGCCTTGACCGCAACACCAAGGATTTTTCCTGTATTGCTGCAAAGTCCCGAAGGAATATCAATAGCAAGAACATCGGCACAGCACTGATTTATCCGCTCAATGGCATGAACAAAATTGCCGCTCACTATACGATTAAGCCCTATACCAAAAATAGCATCAACGATAGTAGTATATTCGGTAAAGCATTTTGGGAGTGAAGTGATAAAGTTGATATTATAATGCTGTGCTATTTTAATTTGTTGTAGTGTTTCCTTTGATGCATGTTCTACTTGACCAATTAAATACACATCAACATCAATATGTTGTAATTTGAGTAAGCGAGCTACAGCAATACCATCACCGCCATTATTGCCATATCCACACACTACCGCAATTTTGTTTAAATTATAGTTGTTTTCATTAAGTTGATTTACAACGGCTAATGCTGCTCGTTCCATTAATACTAGTGAAGGTAAGCCAATTTTATTTGCGGTATAAGCATCATAATGCTTCATTTCAGATGAGGTGACTAAGTATTGCATGAGATTACCTCTCTCTGTATATGATATGCCACGTTGCGTGGCAAAATCATATCGGTAGATTAATCAATTATTAGATTAAGGTTTGTTCATCTAATTGATCTTTTAATTGTTGTTTTTTTAAGTTTTCTAAAATTTTATTATGAATGCCATTAAAACCACCATTACTCATAATCAAGATTGCATCAGTTGGTTTAGCTGATTTAGTAATCATCTCAACTAATAAATCAATATCTCCAGACCAATAAGCCGGTTGAATACAAGCATCGACCACATCAGCAACTAACCAAGGTAGTTGTTCTGGTTGAAACATATATATTTCATCTGCACGACCTAATGATGGCGCCAGTTCATCTTTGGATATGCCTAGTTTCATGGTATTCGAACGAGGCTCTAATACTGCCAATATTCGTCGATTTGCACCAATTTTGCTGCGTAATGCTTCTAAAGTCGCTAATATTGCAGTTGGGTGATGGGCAAAATCATCATAAATCTCGATATCATTAACTTCGCCGTATAACTCTAAACGTCTTTTGGCATTCAAAAACGATCCCAGTGCTAAACAAGCATCAGCTGGTTTAATACCTACATTATGTGCCGCGGCAATAGCCATTAAGGCATTATGCATATTGTGTTCACCAACAAGAGAATAGTTAACTTCACCAACCTGTTCATTGTTAAAGTAAACGGCAAACTGGCTAGCATCATTAGCGATTTTTTTCGCCATCCAACCATTTTCTGATTCAGTGAATGATTGTTCACTCCAACAACCTTTTGCTAAAACTTGTTTTAAATTGACATCTTCTTGCGGTGAAATTATCAACCCTTTACTTGGCACTAAACGAACTAAATGATGGAATTGTTTTTGAATTGAACTAAGGTCATCAAAAATATCTGCATGATCAAATTCCAAATTATTCATAATTAACGTTTTTGGGCAATAATGCATAAATTTAGAACGTTTATCAAAAAATGAACAATCATATTCATCGGCTTCAATAACGAAAAAGTTACCTTCACCTAGTCTTGCTGATACTTCAAAATTACCAGGTACGCCACCAATGACAAAACCTTGGTTATAACCTTGTTTCTCTAAAATCCAGTTAACCATACCGGCAGTGGTTGTTTTACCATGTGTTCCAGCAACCGCAATCACCCAGCGTTCGCGTAAAACATTGTCATGTAACCATTGAGGTGCAGAAACATAAGGAATATTTTTGTCTAAAATATATTCAACACAAGGATTTCCTCTTGATAACGCATTACCAATAATCACCAGATCAGGAGTAGGGTTTAATTGTGAAGGGTCATCTCCTTCAATAATATTAATATGTTCTTTTTGTAGCAGCGTACTCATTGGTGGGTAAACATTTTTGTCTGAACCCGTGACTTTATGACCCAATGAGCGAGCGATTAATGCAATGCCTCCCATGAATGTGCCACAAATCCCAAGAATATGAATATGCATTTTTTGGTCCTTAATGTTGTATAAAATATTGTACTGATGATAAAACTTATCTGTTGCCAGTATTTTTAGTTAACTGATTTGATTTTTGTAGAAAATTATAATTATAGTCGATTTTAATCGCTTATGCGATAGGCCAAATATGCCTAATCATCAATTTTGCCGTCTGATTTCCTCGAAAGTCATCAACATCTAATTGATAGACAATTTTTACATTTTTTATTGTATTATCTGGCCATTGCGTTAAATTTACATTGAAACATATGCCTTCAATAATAGGGCCACCGTTTTTCGGTTCTAATACTAATCTAAGATGTTTTTCAGCAAATAAACGTTGTTGATGGACAATAAAATCGCCATCGAATGTCGGTTCTGTAAATCCTTCGCCCCATGGACCCGATTCTTTTAATTGTTTAGCCATCGCATAATTAAAATCTTGGCTGTCTACCTCACCATCGGTTTCTATTATTTGTTCAAGCGTATTTGCATTTAAACGTTTATCTATTAGTGTTTCAAAATGTTTTCGAAATCGTTCTAAATCGTTTTCGCGAATGCTTAATCCGACCGCCATGGCATGTCCACCAAAACTCACCAGAAGATCGGGATGGTTTTGATCCAGTTCATCAAGTAAATCTCGTAAGTGAATACCGGCTATTGAGCGTCCTGAACCTTTTAGTATCCCTTCTTCAGTAGATGCAAAGCAAATAACTGGCCGATAATGTTTATCTTTTAAACGAGCTGATAAGATGCCAATGATACCTTGGTGCCATTCAGGATGATAGACAACTAATAAGTTTGGGAAAGAGGATTGTTGTTGCTCTAACCCTTGGATATAGGATAATGCTTCTTTATACATCGTTTGTTCAATTAACTTACGATCATTATTTAGCATATCTAAATCACTAGCTTGTTTAAGAGCACTATCGTAGTCGTCACATAACAATAATTCAACACTAAGAGACATGTTATCCATTCGCCCTGCAGCATTAAGCCGTGGGGCAATATAATAAGCTAGATCGGTTGAGGTAAAGGATACCGGATCTTTTCGAGCAATATGTAATAGTGCTTTTATTCCTGCACAGCAATAACCAGATCGGATTCGATTAATACCTTGATGAACCAATATTCGGTTATTGTGATCAAGTTTTACCACATCAGCAATAGTACCTAACGCGACTAAATCTAACAAACTAGCGATGTTGTATTCTTCTAAATTATGTGTTCTGAACCAGTTTTCTTGGCGTAATTTTGCTCGTAAAGCTGACATAAAATAAAATGCAACACCGACACCAGC
This window contains:
- a CDS encoding tyrosine-protein phosphatase, coding for MINRTQQVIAHFGLQIAKRVNIILLCCLIFFISSCQSNINSDLIPNNFYQVSNDVYRSEQPSLKQIKQLDKLGIKTIINLRLWHSDRDKVVNTGITEVWINMRAGNISDKKIIQILKTIKNSPKPILIHCWHGSDRTGVVVAMYRLIFQNWSKHQVIDELMQPEFGHHYNIYPNIKNYIENVDVEQIRHAVFE
- the proS gene encoding proline--tRNA ligase, producing the protein MRTSKYLLSTLKETPADAEVISHQLMLRAGMIRKVAAGLYTWLPTGYRVLKKVENIVREEMNKAGAIEVLMPVVQPADIWQESGRWEQYGPELLRIKDRGDRDFVLGPTHEEVITDLLRNEVSSYKQLPLNVYQIQTKFRDEVRPRFGVMRSREFIMKDAYSFHTSQESLQETYDDMYKAYSAVFTRAGLNFRAVRADTGSIGGNWSHEFQVLADSGEDDIVFSTESDYAANIEMAQAQAPTQTRQFPTKEMQLVDTPDAKTIDELVAQFNLPIEKTVKTLMVKATKESGHQLVALLVRGDHTLNEIKAEKIDIVASPLEFATEDEIRALVNAGPGSLGPINLNMPMIIDRDVAVMSDFGAGANIDHKHYFNINWERDVALPRIEDIRNVVEGDVSPDGKGTLQIKRGIEVGHIFQLGTKYSEAMKATVQGEDGQNHVMIMGCYGIGVSRIVAAAIEQCHDERGIIWPEAIAPFSVVIIPMNMHKSERVQATAEKLYADLQAAGIEVLFDDRKERPGVMFADAELIGIPHTIVIGDRNLDNGDVEYKHRAGGDKELVKVDQILEFIKSRQQ
- a CDS encoding L-serine ammonia-lyase, yielding MGSVFDIFKIGIGPSSSHTVGPMRAGKAFIDLLINNEQMPLVTKIVADIYGSLSLTGKGHHTDVAIILGLSGEKPDTVNIDQIPHIIQTMNQCCRLPIYNGQYQVDFSSQSIIFHSTFLPLHENGMTLSAYHHDKLIVQKTYYSVGGGKIVEEELFGLQDQNAIDVPYPFATAAQLLQHCDDNSLSVSSIVLKNELQHHTHEEIINYFSLVGQTMLDCIKRGMNTEGLLPGALKVSRRANALYRQLLTSKSNNDPMIIIDWVNMFALAVSEENAAGGRVVTAPTNGACGIIPAVLAYYDKFIDPVSPDIFIRYFLTCGAIGLLYQKNASISGAEVGCQGEVGVACSMAAAGLAELLGGNPQQVCMAAEIGMEHNLGLTCDPVDGQVQVPCIERNAIAAVKAINATRMALRRTTAAIVSLDKVIETMYETGKDMNAKYRETSRGGLAITVHCS
- a CDS encoding NAD(P)H-hydrate dehydratase, whose product is MQYLVTSSEMKHYDAYTANKIGLPSLVLMERAALAVVNQLNENNYNLNKIAVVCGYGNNGGDGIAVARLLKLQHIDVDVYLIGQVEHASKETLQQIKIAQHYNINFITSLPKCFTEYTTIVDAIFGIGLNRIVSGNFVHAIERINQCCADVLAIDIPSGLCSNTGKILGVAVKAKQTVTFAYAKIGLSLYPGAELAGEITIADIGIYADTPASHYTYQSNELSKLLPQRSNNSHKGSYGKVLVIAGSENMSGAAYFSAKAAYKTGAGLVHIYTPMCNRDILLTQIPEVLLTPFITNKIDIKKLDELINRASVIVIGPGMGVSDDTHKILSYVLQHARIPVIIDADGLNTLVPNLRLLKQAQSTIIVTPHLGEMARLVKQPIEAIKNNLVDTAKKFAQDYNVICVLKDAKTIVTIPGQTTYINQSGNCGMATGGAGDVLTGIMAGLIAQHLPPSKAAPVSVYLHGLAGDVASKKLNKYSLLASDIIDSLNEVLSV